ATCGAATCAGGTGTGAGAGCAGGACTTCTATATGAAAAGAATCAGTTAAAGCTTCATTTTCCCTAGTATCACAAAACCCGGATACTGACTCTGACGAACTTATATTTTTATCAAAGCTGCATGTGGCGTCTTGCCTTTTTGCAATGGGAAATGAAGAAGATTCCGCACGATGCAGAGAAGAAATCAAAGAATTTTTGGAAACGAAAAATCTGTTATACCTTCATCCTGTTTTTTCATCGTATGAAACGAAGATAAGACTACTGGATGGCGATAAAACAGCGGCAACTGCATGGCTAGACAACTACTTTATAACGGATAACCAGAATATAGAATTACATAGGATATTTCTTCATTTCACAACAATTAGGGCCTATATCGTTTTAGGAGAGTATAAAAAAGCAGAGCTCTTGTGTGAACGGATCAAAGCATTATCCAAAGATTTTGGCAGACTTCTTGATGGGATTGAGGCCACCGTGCTTTTGATCATCATTAAATGGATAACTGGTAAAAAGCAGGATGCCATCAATCTGCTTCAGGACACGT
The nucleotide sequence above comes from Variimorphobacter saccharofermentans. Encoded proteins:
- a CDS encoding LuxR C-terminal-related transcriptional regulator, translating into MASCLFAMGNEEDSARCREEIKEFLETKNLLYLHPVFSSYETKIRLLDGDKTAATAWLDNYFITDNQNIELHRIFLHFTTIRAYIVLGEYKKAELLCERIKALSKDFGRLLDGIEATVLLIIIKWITGKKQDAINLLQDTLSDAEPYYFVRVFADEGKALLPILNKLRKKISLEDNPSLDYKYLHEIYQATYERSKRHKGITCTPSKSIKLSKQQKYILELLANGYKNAEIVEITGLSLNTIRSHTKVVYQKLEVNSAMDAILRARELELIK